One stretch of Euphorbia lathyris chromosome 7, ddEupLath1.1, whole genome shotgun sequence DNA includes these proteins:
- the LOC136200788 gene encoding MICOS complex subunit MIC10-like isoform X1 has product MADKVDVNAKWDACLDLTVRRFVYSSLAGAFGGLLLFRTPVTRWASVALGAGVGIGSAYTECSRIFDESPANLASLKSPTAPAHEHLLINRY; this is encoded by the exons ATGGCCGATAAGGTCGACGTGAACGCTAAATGGGACGCGTGTCTCGATCTGACGGTCCGACGCTTCGTTTACTCCTCCTTGGCTGGTGCCTTTGGCGGTCTCCTTCTCTTCA GGACTCCAGTGACTCGCTGGGCGTCTGTGGCTTTAGGTGCTGGAGTGGGCATTGGATCTGCTTACACGGAGTGTTCTCGTATTTTTGATGAATCTCCTGCAAATTTGGCATCTCTCAAGTCCCCAACTGCACCTGCTCATGAG CACCTCCTAATTAATCGTTATTGA
- the LOC136200788 gene encoding MICOS complex subunit MIC10-like isoform X2 codes for MADKVDVNAKWDACLDLTVRRFVYSSLAGAFGGLLLFRTPVTRWASVALGAGVGIGSAYTECSRIFDESPANLASLKSPTAPAHEGGQE; via the exons ATGGCCGATAAGGTCGACGTGAACGCTAAATGGGACGCGTGTCTCGATCTGACGGTCCGACGCTTCGTTTACTCCTCCTTGGCTGGTGCCTTTGGCGGTCTCCTTCTCTTCA GGACTCCAGTGACTCGCTGGGCGTCTGTGGCTTTAGGTGCTGGAGTGGGCATTGGATCTGCTTACACGGAGTGTTCTCGTATTTTTGATGAATCTCCTGCAAATTTGGCATCTCTCAAGTCCCCAACTGCACCTGCTCATGAG